Proteins encoded by one window of Arabidopsis thaliana chromosome 2, partial sequence:
- a CDS encoding Phox (PX) domain-containing protein, translating to MQRRSPPKHRHDGASPLPLGMDWSPPPRNWNGRDTIWPHDFRTGWSYCVTIPSWTLLSKSKNSDPIVFYRVQVSVQSPEGVSTMRGILRRFNDFVKLLADLKRAFPRKSFPSAPPKGFLRVKSRDMLEERRCSLEDWMTKLLSDIELARSVVVASFLELEATARSACQVVDQNASDSNDDGNSTSLSSLVHPNSGGSSLLSSDYGSDTAYETSELGSASLGQDDVSETDTGDLTLDEDLTNPTEKLVKFSMSNIDEGLSMSQTIIEQLEDFPKHRVHLGYANDITETNSYNGKASKGVFRANNDLRCRSESETSHSVMHDRKLSLESADGVSLLAGETSTSSILSSIVHSQLDVNHDISVGNLEIPGNGRIVLPLKMHSKLNRILLTMNERLLNSKTDMEDLIARLNQETAVKEYLNRKVDDLEVELETTKQRNKENLEQALMTERQSVTKMQWDMEELRQKTFEMELKLKSKEVLKFEIVPSQSHSFHN from the exons ATGCAAAGACGGAGTCCACCGAAACATAGACACGATGGAGCATCGCCACTTCCACTGGGAATGGATTGGAGCCCTCCACCGCGTAATTGG AATGGTAGAGATACAATTTGGCCTCATGATTTTCGAACTGGATGGAGTTATTGTGTCACTATACCATCGTGGACACTTCTTTCAAAATCGAAAAATTCAGATCCTATAGTG TTTTACAGGGTTCAGGTAAGTGTGCAATCTCCAGAAGGTGTTAGCACAATGCGAGGAATTCTGAGGAGATTTAATGATTTTGTAAAGCTTTTAGCTGAT CTCAAAAGAGCATTTCCTAGGAAAAGTTTTCCATCAGCTCCTCCTAAAGGATTTTTGCGTGTCAAAAGTAGAGATATGTTAGAAGAG AGAAGGTGCTCTCTGGAGGATTGGATGACGAAGTTGTTATCTGATATAGAATTGGCAAGAAGTGTTGTAGTTGCATCCTTCCTCGAACTAGAAGCTACTGCTAGGTCTG cATGCCAAGTTGTAGATCAGAATGCTTCCGATTCCAATGATGATGGAAATAGCACAAGCTTGTCGTCTCTAGTTCACCCAAATTCTGGTGGCAGTTCTTTGCTCTCATCTGACTATGGCAGCGATACTGCTTATGAAACATCTGAGCTCGGATCAGCAAGTTTAGGTCAGGATGATGTTTCTGAAACTGATACTGGAGATCTAACTTTGGATGAAGATCTGACAAATCCAACAGAGAAGCTTGTAAAGTTTAGCATGTCCAACATTGACGAGGGACTGAGTATGAGTCAAACTATTATCGAGCAGCTAGAAGATTTTCCTAAGCACAGAGTCCATTTAGGATATGCCAATGATATCACAGAGACGAATTCGTACAATGGAAAAGCTTCTAAAGGTGTATTTCGAGCAAACAACGACTTACGGTGTCGCTCTGAATCAGAAACTAGTCACTCAGTGATGCATGATCGAAAGCTTTCTCTTGAGAGCGCTGACGGGGTTTCGTTACTAGCCGGTGAGACATCAACCTCTAGTATCTTGAGCTCCATTGTACATAGCCAGCTGGATGTTAATCATGATATATCTGTTGGTAACCTGGAGATACCGGGTAATGGACGAATAGTTCTCCCGCTGAAAATGCATAGTAAATTAAATAGGATTCTATTAACTATGAATGAGAGACttctcaattcaaaaacaGACATGGAGGATCTTATAGCGAGACTAAATCAAGAGACAGCGGTGAAGGAATATCTGAACAGAAAG GTTGATGATCTGGAAGTGGAACTTGAAACTActaaacagagaaacaaagagaatttGGAGCAAGCTTTGATGACCGAGAGACAGAGTGTTACCAAGATGCAGTGGGATATGGAAGAACTCAGGCAAAAAACTTTTGAGATGGAACTGAAGTTAAAGTCAAAAGAGgtattgaaatttgaaatagttCCATCTCAATCACATTCTTTCCACAATTAA
- a CDS encoding Phox (PX) domain-containing protein: MQRRSPPKHRHDGASPLPLGMDWSPPPRNWNGRDTIWPHDFRTGWSYCVTIPSWTLLSKSKNSDPIVFYRVQVSVQSPEGVSTMRGILRRFNDFVKLLADLKRAFPRKSFPSAPPKGFLRVKSRDMLEERRCSLEDWMTKLLSDIELARSVVVASFLELEATARSACQVVDQNASDSNDDGNSTSLSSLVHPNSGGSSLLSSDYGSDTAYETSELGSASLGQDDVSETDTGDLTLDEDLTNPTEKLVKFSMSNIDEGLSMSQTIIEQLEDFPKHRVHLGYANDITETNSYNGKASKGVFRANNDLRCRSESETSHSVMHDRKLSLESADGVSLLAGETSTSSILSSIVHSQLDVNHDISVGNLEIPGNGRIVLPLKMHSKLNRILLTMNERLLNSKTDMEDLIARLNQETAVKEYLNRKVDDLEVELETTKQRNKENLEQALMTERQSVTKMQWDMEELRQKTFEMELKLKSKEDGSSDSKTSGNSTISESHELLQEMDATKQQLEDLSRRYVELEAKSKADIKVLVREVKSLRRSHMEMEKELTRSLTEKSDTEVNLKLVNKKHYIIACIIRLW, translated from the exons ATGCAAAGACGGAGTCCACCGAAACATAGACACGATGGAGCATCGCCACTTCCACTGGGAATGGATTGGAGCCCTCCACCGCGTAATTGG AATGGTAGAGATACAATTTGGCCTCATGATTTTCGAACTGGATGGAGTTATTGTGTCACTATACCATCGTGGACACTTCTTTCAAAATCGAAAAATTCAGATCCTATAGTG TTTTACAGGGTTCAGGTAAGTGTGCAATCTCCAGAAGGTGTTAGCACAATGCGAGGAATTCTGAGGAGATTTAATGATTTTGTAAAGCTTTTAGCTGAT CTCAAAAGAGCATTTCCTAGGAAAAGTTTTCCATCAGCTCCTCCTAAAGGATTTTTGCGTGTCAAAAGTAGAGATATGTTAGAAGAG AGAAGGTGCTCTCTGGAGGATTGGATGACGAAGTTGTTATCTGATATAGAATTGGCAAGAAGTGTTGTAGTTGCATCCTTCCTCGAACTAGAAGCTACTGCTAGGTCTG cATGCCAAGTTGTAGATCAGAATGCTTCCGATTCCAATGATGATGGAAATAGCACAAGCTTGTCGTCTCTAGTTCACCCAAATTCTGGTGGCAGTTCTTTGCTCTCATCTGACTATGGCAGCGATACTGCTTATGAAACATCTGAGCTCGGATCAGCAAGTTTAGGTCAGGATGATGTTTCTGAAACTGATACTGGAGATCTAACTTTGGATGAAGATCTGACAAATCCAACAGAGAAGCTTGTAAAGTTTAGCATGTCCAACATTGACGAGGGACTGAGTATGAGTCAAACTATTATCGAGCAGCTAGAAGATTTTCCTAAGCACAGAGTCCATTTAGGATATGCCAATGATATCACAGAGACGAATTCGTACAATGGAAAAGCTTCTAAAGGTGTATTTCGAGCAAACAACGACTTACGGTGTCGCTCTGAATCAGAAACTAGTCACTCAGTGATGCATGATCGAAAGCTTTCTCTTGAGAGCGCTGACGGGGTTTCGTTACTAGCCGGTGAGACATCAACCTCTAGTATCTTGAGCTCCATTGTACATAGCCAGCTGGATGTTAATCATGATATATCTGTTGGTAACCTGGAGATACCGGGTAATGGACGAATAGTTCTCCCGCTGAAAATGCATAGTAAATTAAATAGGATTCTATTAACTATGAATGAGAGACttctcaattcaaaaacaGACATGGAGGATCTTATAGCGAGACTAAATCAAGAGACAGCGGTGAAGGAATATCTGAACAGAAAG GTTGATGATCTGGAAGTGGAACTTGAAACTActaaacagagaaacaaagagaatttGGAGCAAGCTTTGATGACCGAGAGACAGAGTGTTACCAAGATGCAGTGGGATATGGAAGAACTCAGGCAAAAAACTTTTGAGATGGAACTGAAGTTAAAGTCAAAAGAG GATGGGAGTTCAGATTCTAAGACGTCAGGAAACTCAACAATCTCTGAGAGCCATGAGCTGTTACAAGAAATGGATGCCACAAAACAGCAACTGGAAGATCTTTCTAGACGGTATGTTGAACTGGAGGCAAAATCAAAGGCAGACATAAAAGTGCTTGTCAGAGAGGTCAAATCCCTGAGACGTTCACATATGGAAATGGAAAAGGAACTGACTCGATCGCTGACAGAGAAGTCTGACACTGAGGTAAATCTTAAGCTTGTAAATAAAAAGCATTATATTATTGCTTGCATCATCCGCTTGTGGTAA
- a CDS encoding Phox (PX) domain-containing protein (Phox (PX) domain-containing protein; CONTAINS InterPro DOMAIN/s: Phox-like (InterPro:IPR001683); BEST Arabidopsis thaliana protein match is: Phox (PX) domain-containing protein (TAIR:AT4G32160.1); Has 23905 Blast hits to 15623 proteins in 1176 species: Archae - 308; Bacteria - 2272; Metazoa - 12562; Fungi - 2077; Plants - 1184; Viruses - 165; Other Eukaryotes - 5337 (source: NCBI BLink).): MQRRSPPKHRHDGASPLPLGMDWSPPPRNWNGRDTIWPHDFRTGWSYCVTIPSWTLLSKSKNSDPIVFYRVQVSVQSPEGVSTMRGILRRFNDFVKLLADLKRAFPRKSFPSAPPKGFLRVKSRDMLEERRCSLEDWMTKLLSDIELARSVVVASFLELEATARSACQVVDQNASDSNDDGNSTSLSSLVHPNSGGSSLLSSDYGSDTAYETSELGSASLGQDDVSETDTGDLTLDEDLTNPTEKLVKFSMSNIDEGLSMSQTIIEQLEDFPKHRVHLGYANDITETNSYNGKASKGVFRANNDLRCRSESETSHSVMHDRKLSLESADGVSLLAGETSTSSILSSIVHSQLDVNHDISVGNLEIPGNGRIVLPLKMHSKLNRILLTMNERLLNSKTDMEDLIARLNQETAVKEYLNRKVDDLEVELETTKQRNKENLEQALMTERQSVTKMQWDMEELRQKTFEMELKLKSKEDGSSDSKTSGNSTISESHELLQEMDATKQQLEDLSRRYVELEAKSKADIKVLVREVKSLRRSHMEMEKELTRSLTEKSDTEKLLQQERIIVENTLEARRRLYSDCEILHDRLKVNNTNLSMDESSNNREDLSEVSNALQDQIEAQLLLGFDETASEDELRKIMADMYED, translated from the exons ATGCAAAGACGGAGTCCACCGAAACATAGACACGATGGAGCATCGCCACTTCCACTGGGAATGGATTGGAGCCCTCCACCGCGTAATTGG AATGGTAGAGATACAATTTGGCCTCATGATTTTCGAACTGGATGGAGTTATTGTGTCACTATACCATCGTGGACACTTCTTTCAAAATCGAAAAATTCAGATCCTATAGTG TTTTACAGGGTTCAGGTAAGTGTGCAATCTCCAGAAGGTGTTAGCACAATGCGAGGAATTCTGAGGAGATTTAATGATTTTGTAAAGCTTTTAGCTGAT CTCAAAAGAGCATTTCCTAGGAAAAGTTTTCCATCAGCTCCTCCTAAAGGATTTTTGCGTGTCAAAAGTAGAGATATGTTAGAAGAG AGAAGGTGCTCTCTGGAGGATTGGATGACGAAGTTGTTATCTGATATAGAATTGGCAAGAAGTGTTGTAGTTGCATCCTTCCTCGAACTAGAAGCTACTGCTAGGTCTG cATGCCAAGTTGTAGATCAGAATGCTTCCGATTCCAATGATGATGGAAATAGCACAAGCTTGTCGTCTCTAGTTCACCCAAATTCTGGTGGCAGTTCTTTGCTCTCATCTGACTATGGCAGCGATACTGCTTATGAAACATCTGAGCTCGGATCAGCAAGTTTAGGTCAGGATGATGTTTCTGAAACTGATACTGGAGATCTAACTTTGGATGAAGATCTGACAAATCCAACAGAGAAGCTTGTAAAGTTTAGCATGTCCAACATTGACGAGGGACTGAGTATGAGTCAAACTATTATCGAGCAGCTAGAAGATTTTCCTAAGCACAGAGTCCATTTAGGATATGCCAATGATATCACAGAGACGAATTCGTACAATGGAAAAGCTTCTAAAGGTGTATTTCGAGCAAACAACGACTTACGGTGTCGCTCTGAATCAGAAACTAGTCACTCAGTGATGCATGATCGAAAGCTTTCTCTTGAGAGCGCTGACGGGGTTTCGTTACTAGCCGGTGAGACATCAACCTCTAGTATCTTGAGCTCCATTGTACATAGCCAGCTGGATGTTAATCATGATATATCTGTTGGTAACCTGGAGATACCGGGTAATGGACGAATAGTTCTCCCGCTGAAAATGCATAGTAAATTAAATAGGATTCTATTAACTATGAATGAGAGACttctcaattcaaaaacaGACATGGAGGATCTTATAGCGAGACTAAATCAAGAGACAGCGGTGAAGGAATATCTGAACAGAAAG GTTGATGATCTGGAAGTGGAACTTGAAACTActaaacagagaaacaaagagaatttGGAGCAAGCTTTGATGACCGAGAGACAGAGTGTTACCAAGATGCAGTGGGATATGGAAGAACTCAGGCAAAAAACTTTTGAGATGGAACTGAAGTTAAAGTCAAAAGAG GATGGGAGTTCAGATTCTAAGACGTCAGGAAACTCAACAATCTCTGAGAGCCATGAGCTGTTACAAGAAATGGATGCCACAAAACAGCAACTGGAAGATCTTTCTAGACGGTATGTTGAACTGGAGGCAAAATCAAAGGCAGACATAAAAGTGCTTGTCAGAGAGGTCAAATCCCTGAGACGTTCACATATGGAAATGGAAAAGGAACTGACTCGATCGCTGACAGAGAAGTCTGACACTGAG AAACTCCTCCAACAGGAAAGGATAATAGTCGAGAACACgctagaagcaagaagaaggctGTATAGTGACTGTGAAATTCTCCACGACAGGCTTAAAGTGAACAACACAAACTTGTCAATGGATGAGTCCAGTAACAACAGAGAAGACTTATCTGAAGTATCAAATGCCTTGCAAGATCAGATTGAG GCGCAACTGCTGTTAGGGTTTGATGAGACTGCTTCTGAGGATGAGCTGAGGAAGATAATGGCAGATATGTATGAGGACTGA
- a CDS encoding RING/U-box superfamily protein (RING/U-box superfamily protein; FUNCTIONS IN: zinc ion binding; EXPRESSED IN: sperm cell, pollen tube; CONTAINS InterPro DOMAIN/s: Zinc finger, C6HC-type (InterPro:IPR002867), Zinc finger, RING-type (InterPro:IPR001841); BEST Arabidopsis thaliana protein match is: RING/U-box superfamily protein (TAIR:AT2G25370.1); Has 2754 Blast hits to 2742 proteins in 214 species: Archae - 0; Bacteria - 0; Metazoa - 1075; Fungi - 582; Plants - 680; Viruses - 2; Other Eukaryotes - 415 (source: NCBI BLink).): MALIRGLRESFDLGIRQVVVYCDDQLLYQYIVGRGKIKKKVVHLVDEFQLLLEEMTYTDADLIALNDVNFAFKLAREAIVSRDDVKAEICSICFEETEGERMFFTTEKCVHRHCFPCVKQYVEVKLLSGTVPTCLDDGCKFKLTLESCSKVLTLELIEMWKQKMKEDSIPAAERIYCPYPNCSMLMSKTELSSESDLSNDRSCVKCCGLFCIDCKVPSHSDLSCAEYKKLHHDPLVDELKLKSLAKDKKWRQCKMCRHMIELSHACNHMTCRCGYQFCYQCEVEWKNDQKTCSSGCLLTGHGYYDDYDYNEPEYDFEVDTCNYYSDEEAMTRREMIRMWNTEQFFSEEENADGNDDNWDDYNNYGGLTVFWRL; this comes from the exons ATGGCACTGATTCGTGGGTTAAGAGAATCCTTCGATTTGGGGATCAGACAAGTCGTGGTTTATTGCGATGACCAACTGCTTTACCAATAT ATTGTTGGTCGAGGGAAGATTAAGAAGAAGGTTGTCCATCTTGTGGACgaatttcaacttcttctaGAAGAGATGACCTATACTGACGCTGATTTGATTGCCCTTAACGATGttaattttgcttttaaacTTGCAAGAGAAGCCATAGTTTCAAGGGACGATGTGAAGGCAGAGATATGTAGCATTTGTTTTGAAGAAACCGAGGGCGAGCGCATGTTCTTTACCACGGAAAAATGCGTTCACCGTCATTGCTTTCCTTGTGTGAAACAGTATGTGGAAGTGAAGCTCCTAAGCGGAACTGTGCCCACATGCCTTGATGATGGATGCAAGTTTAAGCTCACCCTTGAAAGCTGTAGCAAGGTTTTGACATTAGAGCTGATTGAGATGtggaaacaaaagatgaaagagGACTCGATTCCCGCTGCAGAGAGAATCTATTGCCCATATCCAAACTGCTCAATGCTAATGTCCAAAACCGAGCTTTCTAGTGAATCCGACCTATCCAATGACCGTTCTTGTGTCAAATGTTGTGGACTCTTCTGCATTGATTGCAAAGTACCATCACATTCTGATTTGTCGTGTGCTGAGTACAAAAAACTTCACCATGACCCTCTAGTTGATGAGTTGAAGCTAAAGTCTCTAGCAAAGGACAAAAAATGGCGTCAGTGTAAAATGTGTAGGCACATGATCGAACTTTCTCATGCCTGCAACCACATGACTTGCag ATGTGGATATCAGTTTTGTTACCAATGTGAGGTTGAATGGAAGAATGACCAAAAGACTTGCTCTTCTGGTTGCCTACTAACGGGACATGGTTattatgatgattatgattataATGAACCGgaatatgattttgaagtaGATACATGTAATTACTATTCTGATGAAGAAG CTATGACGCGCCGAGAGATGATCAGGATGTGGAATACTGAGCAGTTTTTcagtgaagaagagaatgctGATGGAAATGATGACAATTGGGACGACTACAACAATTATGGCGGTTTAACTGTTTTCTGGAGGCTTTGA
- a CDS encoding PNAS-3-like protein (PNAS-3 related; INVOLVED IN: N-terminal protein myristoylation; LOCATED IN: cellular_component unknown; EXPRESSED IN: 14 plant structures; EXPRESSED DURING: 6 growth stages; BEST Arabidopsis thaliana protein match is: PNAS-3 related (TAIR:AT4G32175.1); Has 410 Blast hits to 410 proteins in 205 species: Archae - 27; Bacteria - 0; Metazoa - 113; Fungi - 136; Plants - 59; Viruses - 0; Other Eukaryotes - 75 (source: NCBI BLink).) yields the protein MGTEVSTSPTSLIDQTVVPGDVVLDLSNMTNQTIKLGSGLRQDNEVISVMRAGKLRYSKPNKYWVESSHKRYVPRPEDHVLGIVVDCKGENYWIDIKGPQLALLPVLAFEGANRRNYPKFEVSTLLYTRVVKTNTGMNPELSCVDESGKAAGFGPLKDGFMFETSTGLSRMLLSSPTCPVLEALGKKLSFETAFGLNGRCWVHAAAPRIVIIVANALMNSETLSGTQQRIMVEKLLEKISD from the exons atgGGTACTGAAGTTTCTACCTCGCCGACAAGCCTCATTGATCAGACTGTT GTTCCAGGTGATGTTGTTCTCGATTTATCAAACATGACTAACCAAACAATCAAACTCGGCAGTGGTCTCCGTCAG GATAATGAGGTGATATCTGTTATGAGAGCTGGGAAGTTGAGGTACTCTAAGCCAAATAAGTATTGGGTGGAAAGTTCTCATAAAAGG tATGTACCTCGTCCTGAGGATCATGTTCTTGGCATTGTGGTAGATTGTAAAGGAGAA AACTATTGGATAGACATTAAAGGACCACAATTGGCTCTTTTGCCTGTGCTTGCATTTGAAGGAGCAAACAGAAGAAATTATCCCAAGTTTGAG GTAAGCACTCTGCTTTATACTCGGGTTGTGAAGACAAACACAGGAATGAACCCGGAGCTGTCATGTGTAGACG AAAGTGGAAAGGCTGCAGGATTTGGTCCCTTAAAAGATGGTTTCATGTTTGAAACTTCAACTGGTTTATCTAGAAT GTTGTTGAGTTCACCAACTTGCCCGGTCCTTGAAGCTCTTGGAAAGAAACTCTCGTTTGAGACTGCGTTTGGCTTAAATGGGAGATGTTGG GTGCATGCGGCTGCTCCTCGTATAGTGATTATCGTCGCCAATGCGTTGATGAATTCTGAAACTTTAAGCGGGACACAACAGAGAATCATGGTAGAGAAATTGCTGGAGAAAATTTCAGACTGA
- a CDS encoding PNAS-3-like protein (PNAS-3 related; LOCATED IN: cellular_component unknown; EXPRESSED IN: 14 plant structures; EXPRESSED DURING: 6 growth stages; BEST Arabidopsis thaliana protein match is: PNAS-3 related (TAIR:AT4G32175.1); Has 398 Blast hits to 398 proteins in 199 species: Archae - 22; Bacteria - 0; Metazoa - 114; Fungi - 132; Plants - 59; Viruses - 0; Other Eukaryotes - 71 (source: NCBI BLink).) produces MTNQTIKLGSGLRQDNEVISVMRAGKLRYSKPNKYWVESSHKRYVPRPEDHVLGIVVDCKGENYWIDIKGPQLALLPVLAFEGANRRNYPKFEVSTLLYTRVVKTNTGMNPELSCVDESGKAAGFGPLKDGFMFETSTGLSRMLLSSPTCPVLEALGKKLSFETAFGLNGRCWVHAAAPRIVIIVANALMNSETLSGTQQRIMVEKLLEKISD; encoded by the exons ATGACTAACCAAACAATCAAACTCGGCAGTGGTCTCCGTCAG GATAATGAGGTGATATCTGTTATGAGAGCTGGGAAGTTGAGGTACTCTAAGCCAAATAAGTATTGGGTGGAAAGTTCTCATAAAAGG tATGTACCTCGTCCTGAGGATCATGTTCTTGGCATTGTGGTAGATTGTAAAGGAGAA AACTATTGGATAGACATTAAAGGACCACAATTGGCTCTTTTGCCTGTGCTTGCATTTGAAGGAGCAAACAGAAGAAATTATCCCAAGTTTGAG GTAAGCACTCTGCTTTATACTCGGGTTGTGAAGACAAACACAGGAATGAACCCGGAGCTGTCATGTGTAGACG AAAGTGGAAAGGCTGCAGGATTTGGTCCCTTAAAAGATGGTTTCATGTTTGAAACTTCAACTGGTTTATCTAGAAT GTTGTTGAGTTCACCAACTTGCCCGGTCCTTGAAGCTCTTGGAAAGAAACTCTCGTTTGAGACTGCGTTTGGCTTAAATGGGAGATGTTGG GTGCATGCGGCTGCTCCTCGTATAGTGATTATCGTCGCCAATGCGTTGATGAATTCTGAAACTTTAAGCGGGACACAACAGAGAATCATGGTAGAGAAATTGCTGGAGAAAATTTCAGACTGA
- a CDS encoding Phox (PX) domain-containing protein yields MQRRSPPKHRHDGASPLPLGMDWSPPPRNWNGRDTIWPHDFRTGWSYCVTIPSWTLLSKSKNSDPIVFYRVQVSVQSPEGVSTMRGILRRFNDFVKLLADLKRAFPRKSFPSAPPKGFLRVKSRDMLEERRCSLEDWMTKLLSDIELARSVVVASFLELEATARSACQVVDQNASDSNDDGNSTSLSSLVHPNSGGSSLLSSDYGSDTAYETSELGSASLGQDDVSETDTGDLTLDEDLTNPTEKLVKFSMSNIDEGLSMSQTIIEQLEDFPKHRVHLGYANDITETNSYNGKASKGVFRANNDLRCRSESETSHSVMHDRKLSLESADGVSLLAGETSTSSILSSIVHSQLDVNHDISVGNLEIPGNGRIVLPLKMHSKLNRILLTMNERLLNSKTDMEDLIARLNQETAVKEYLNRKVDDLEVELETTKQRNKENLEQALMTERQSVTKMQWDMEELRQKTFEMELKLKSKEDGSSDSKTSGNSTISESHELLQEMDATKQQLEDLSRRYVELEAKSKADIKVLVREVKSLRRSHMEMEKELTRSLTEKSDTEKLLQQERIIVENTLEARRRLYSDCEILHDRLKVNNTNLSMDESSNNREDLSEVSNALQDQIEVSYWCISFNICSKKNRIQMFTFDNHGSKSPSWIPRFKFESGIFSGATAVRV; encoded by the exons ATGCAAAGACGGAGTCCACCGAAACATAGACACGATGGAGCATCGCCACTTCCACTGGGAATGGATTGGAGCCCTCCACCGCGTAATTGG AATGGTAGAGATACAATTTGGCCTCATGATTTTCGAACTGGATGGAGTTATTGTGTCACTATACCATCGTGGACACTTCTTTCAAAATCGAAAAATTCAGATCCTATAGTG TTTTACAGGGTTCAGGTAAGTGTGCAATCTCCAGAAGGTGTTAGCACAATGCGAGGAATTCTGAGGAGATTTAATGATTTTGTAAAGCTTTTAGCTGAT CTCAAAAGAGCATTTCCTAGGAAAAGTTTTCCATCAGCTCCTCCTAAAGGATTTTTGCGTGTCAAAAGTAGAGATATGTTAGAAGAG AGAAGGTGCTCTCTGGAGGATTGGATGACGAAGTTGTTATCTGATATAGAATTGGCAAGAAGTGTTGTAGTTGCATCCTTCCTCGAACTAGAAGCTACTGCTAGGTCTG cATGCCAAGTTGTAGATCAGAATGCTTCCGATTCCAATGATGATGGAAATAGCACAAGCTTGTCGTCTCTAGTTCACCCAAATTCTGGTGGCAGTTCTTTGCTCTCATCTGACTATGGCAGCGATACTGCTTATGAAACATCTGAGCTCGGATCAGCAAGTTTAGGTCAGGATGATGTTTCTGAAACTGATACTGGAGATCTAACTTTGGATGAAGATCTGACAAATCCAACAGAGAAGCTTGTAAAGTTTAGCATGTCCAACATTGACGAGGGACTGAGTATGAGTCAAACTATTATCGAGCAGCTAGAAGATTTTCCTAAGCACAGAGTCCATTTAGGATATGCCAATGATATCACAGAGACGAATTCGTACAATGGAAAAGCTTCTAAAGGTGTATTTCGAGCAAACAACGACTTACGGTGTCGCTCTGAATCAGAAACTAGTCACTCAGTGATGCATGATCGAAAGCTTTCTCTTGAGAGCGCTGACGGGGTTTCGTTACTAGCCGGTGAGACATCAACCTCTAGTATCTTGAGCTCCATTGTACATAGCCAGCTGGATGTTAATCATGATATATCTGTTGGTAACCTGGAGATACCGGGTAATGGACGAATAGTTCTCCCGCTGAAAATGCATAGTAAATTAAATAGGATTCTATTAACTATGAATGAGAGACttctcaattcaaaaacaGACATGGAGGATCTTATAGCGAGACTAAATCAAGAGACAGCGGTGAAGGAATATCTGAACAGAAAG GTTGATGATCTGGAAGTGGAACTTGAAACTActaaacagagaaacaaagagaatttGGAGCAAGCTTTGATGACCGAGAGACAGAGTGTTACCAAGATGCAGTGGGATATGGAAGAACTCAGGCAAAAAACTTTTGAGATGGAACTGAAGTTAAAGTCAAAAGAG GATGGGAGTTCAGATTCTAAGACGTCAGGAAACTCAACAATCTCTGAGAGCCATGAGCTGTTACAAGAAATGGATGCCACAAAACAGCAACTGGAAGATCTTTCTAGACGGTATGTTGAACTGGAGGCAAAATCAAAGGCAGACATAAAAGTGCTTGTCAGAGAGGTCAAATCCCTGAGACGTTCACATATGGAAATGGAAAAGGAACTGACTCGATCGCTGACAGAGAAGTCTGACACTGAG AAACTCCTCCAACAGGAAAGGATAATAGTCGAGAACACgctagaagcaagaagaaggctGTATAGTGACTGTGAAATTCTCCACGACAGGCTTAAAGTGAACAACACAAACTTGTCAATGGATGAGTCCAGTAACAACAGAGAAGACTTATCTGAAGTATCAAATGCCTTGCAAGATCAGATTGAGGTAAGCTATTGGTGCATCTCCTTTAATATCTGTAGCAAGAAAAATCGTATTCAAATGTTTACATTCGATAACCATGGCTCAAAATCGCCAAGCTGGATTCCtcgttttaaatttgaaagtgGCATATTTTCAGGCGCAACTGCTGTTAGGGTTTGA